The following are encoded in a window of Desulfovibrio oxyclinae DSM 11498 genomic DNA:
- the rho gene encoding transcription termination factor Rho gives MNLTELKRSSMPDLMDLAQQYNVENPSGMRKQELIFALLQQCASRNGQLFGGGVLEVLPDGFGFLRSPMYSYMPGPDDIYVSPSQIRRFGLRKGDVVAGQIRPPKEGERYFALLRVSEIGFEKPEKSKNLVLFDNLTPLFPEEMLRMENGDKNYTSRIIDLLAPIGKGQRGLLVAPPRTGKTVMLQSIANSINANHPEVDLIVLLIDERPEEVTDMQRTVNAEVVSSTFDEPPSRHVQVAEMVLSKAKRLVERKRDVVVLLDSITRLGRAYNAVTPSSGRVLSGGIDANALQRPKRFFGAARNIEEGGSLTIIATALIDTGSRMDEVIFEEFKGTGNMEIYLDRHLAQKRVFPAIDISRSGTRKEELLLTQEVLNRVWILRKLMSPMNSIDAMEFLIDKMKGSKSNKDFMDMMNR, from the coding sequence ATGAATCTCACCGAACTCAAGCGCAGCTCCATGCCCGATCTCATGGATCTTGCGCAGCAGTACAACGTCGAAAACCCCAGCGGCATGCGCAAGCAGGAGCTCATCTTTGCTCTGTTGCAGCAGTGCGCCTCACGCAACGGGCAGCTTTTCGGCGGCGGCGTGCTGGAGGTGTTGCCGGACGGCTTCGGCTTCCTGCGCTCGCCCATGTACAGCTACATGCCCGGACCGGACGACATCTACGTCTCCCCCTCCCAGATACGACGCTTCGGCCTGAGAAAAGGGGATGTGGTAGCCGGGCAGATTCGCCCGCCCAAGGAAGGGGAACGATATTTCGCCCTGCTACGGGTCAGCGAAATCGGCTTTGAGAAACCGGAAAAATCCAAAAACCTCGTCCTCTTCGACAACCTGACCCCCCTCTTCCCCGAAGAAATGCTCCGCATGGAGAACGGGGACAAGAATTACACCTCCCGCATCATCGATCTTCTGGCTCCTATCGGAAAAGGGCAACGCGGCCTGCTCGTGGCACCGCCCCGCACCGGTAAGACCGTCATGCTTCAGTCCATCGCCAATTCCATCAACGCCAACCACCCCGAGGTGGACCTCATCGTGCTGCTCATCGACGAGCGGCCCGAGGAAGTGACCGACATGCAGCGCACGGTCAACGCCGAAGTGGTCAGCTCCACCTTCGACGAGCCGCCGAGCCGTCACGTGCAGGTGGCCGAGATGGTGCTCTCCAAGGCCAAGCGCCTCGTGGAGCGCAAGCGCGACGTGGTGGTCCTTCTGGACTCCATCACCCGACTCGGGCGCGCCTACAACGCCGTGACCCCGTCCTCGGGACGCGTTCTTTCCGGCGGTATCGACGCCAACGCCCTGCAGCGCCCCAAGCGCTTCTTTGGCGCGGCGCGCAACATCGAGGAAGGCGGCTCCCTGACCATCATCGCCACCGCACTCATCGACACCGGCTCCCGCATGGACGAAGTGATTTTCGAAGAGTTCAAGGGCACCGGCAACATGGAAATCTATCTGGACCGCCATCTGGCCCAGAAGCGCGTGTTCCCGGCCATCGACATCAGCCGCTCCGGCACCCGCAAGGAAGAGCTGCTGCTTACGCAGGAAGTGCTCAACCGTGTCTGGATTCTCAGAAAGCTCATGTCTCCCATGAACTCCATTGACGCCATGGAATTCCTCATCGACAAGATGAAAGGCTCCAAGAGCAATAAAGATTTCATGGACATGATGAACCGGTAG
- the pth gene encoding aminoacyl-tRNA hydrolase — protein sequence MDSDTLIVGLGNPGPKYEHTRHNFGFMVVDALLALGETRKSMRLKKLDESGDYELWKAAYGGKPCFFCKPMTYMNLSGKAVGRICGRHGISAENVVVMHDELDLPLGRIKLKKGGGNNGHNGLEDIQQRLNTPDFWRIRLGIGRPPSERPDVSGWVLDDFPQESAETVDETVKATLKGLDLYLRRGHGMAQQFLHRFRPDSESDNEVMDSGRQMG from the coding sequence ATGGATTCCGACACGCTCATCGTCGGGCTCGGCAACCCGGGTCCGAAATACGAACATACCCGCCATAACTTCGGCTTCATGGTTGTGGACGCCCTGCTTGCGCTTGGTGAGACACGCAAAAGCATGCGCCTGAAAAAGCTCGACGAGTCCGGCGACTACGAGCTCTGGAAAGCCGCTTACGGCGGCAAACCGTGCTTTTTCTGCAAGCCGATGACCTACATGAACCTCTCCGGCAAGGCTGTTGGCCGAATCTGCGGGCGTCACGGCATAAGCGCCGAGAACGTCGTGGTCATGCACGACGAGCTGGACCTGCCGCTTGGTCGCATCAAGCTCAAAAAGGGCGGTGGCAACAACGGCCACAACGGACTGGAAGATATTCAGCAGCGTCTGAACACTCCCGATTTCTGGCGCATCAGGCTCGGCATCGGCCGCCCACCGTCCGAACGTCCGGATGTCAGCGGCTGGGTTCTGGACGATTTTCCGCAAGAAAGCGCAGAAACCGTGGATGAGACCGTGAAAGCCACCCTCAAGGGGCTGGATCTGTACCTGCGCCGAGGACACGGCATGGCCCAGCAATTCCTGCATCGATTCCGGCCTGATAGCGAATCCGACAATGAGGTCATGGACTCCGGGCGGCAAATGGGGTAA
- a CDS encoding CarD family transcriptional regulator: protein MFKLNDLVVYPSQGVGKVERIETQEIGGATAELYIVRILSNNVTLMVPVINAENVGLRAVSSLRVGQEIFESLKDRSEFTGYTGQNWNRRYREYSEKLKSGDLEDVAYVLKELFLIGRDKELSFGERRLLEQAMGLVSMELAYSLDRDQEEIKDDIHEMFADVIRTDDENDEEPS from the coding sequence GTGTTCAAGTTAAATGACTTGGTCGTATATCCTTCCCAAGGTGTTGGAAAGGTAGAGCGTATCGAAACGCAGGAAATCGGCGGTGCTACCGCCGAGTTATATATCGTTCGCATCCTGAGCAACAACGTCACGCTCATGGTGCCTGTCATCAATGCAGAGAACGTCGGTCTCCGGGCCGTCAGCAGTCTGCGTGTGGGACAGGAGATCTTCGAATCTCTCAAGGACCGCTCCGAATTCACGGGATACACCGGCCAGAACTGGAACAGACGCTACCGCGAGTACTCCGAAAAACTCAAGAGTGGCGACCTCGAAGACGTGGCTTACGTCCTCAAGGAGCTGTTCCTCATCGGCCGTGACAAGGAACTTTCCTTTGGTGAGCGCAGACTTCTTGAACAGGCCATGGGGCTGGTTTCCATGGAGCTGGCTTATTCGCTCGACCGCGATCAGGAAGAGATCAAGGACGACATTCACGAGATGTTCGCCGATGTCATTCGAACGGATGACGAAAATGACGAAGAGCCTTCGTAA